CGAACCGCAGCGTCACCTGCTGCTGCTCGGCGCGCAGGCGCACCAGTGCCAGCGCCTCCCGTACCAGTTCCGCCGGATCGTGATCGGCCGGTCGCCCCGCAGAGCGCCGGGCAAAGCTGAGCAGGCCGCCGATGATGCCGCTGCACTTGGCCGCCTGGTCGGCAATGTCGTCCAGATCAGCCGTGAGAGCACCGGGATCGCAGCCCCCCCGGGCAAGCTCCTTGCGGGACAGCAGGGCCAGGGCCTTGATGTTCCCCAGCGGTGTGTTCAGCTCGTGGGCGAGACCGGCGGCCATTTCCCCCACCGATGCCAGTTTTTCGGTGGTGCGGATCTGCTCCTCCACCCGCATCCGCTCCTCGGCCTGCTGCTGGATGGCGTCGGCCATCCGGTTGATCTCACCGGCCAGGAAACCGACCTCATCGGTGCTGGTGCTGTCGATCCGTTCCTCCGGCCGCCCCCCCATGCGCCGGATACCCTCCACCACCGCCTGCAGCGGCCTGGTCAGGGAGCGGGCGAAGACCACCGAGGCCAGCGCCACCACCAGCACCACCACCGCCGCCCAGAGGGCCGTCAACCTGCCGATGGTGGCCATCGGCTCCAGAAAGAAATCGCGGCGGGCATTGACCACCACCACCCAGCCCCGGTCCGGCCGGTTGTACGGCGAGTAGTAGGCATGGGCCAGGATATCGCGGCTGCGGGGGTCCCGGGCAATACCGTGGTCGCTGGTCAGCCAGGCGTCGGTGATTTCGCGGGGATAGTCGTCGAAGATGGTACGGCGGCTGCCGGTCTGATTGCCGAACTGGCAGGCGGCATCGCGATGAAAGAGGTAGATGCCGTTACGCGCGGAATCGGCACTGGTGCGCTCCACCAGGAAGGCGCTCCCCTCCTGCTCGGCGATCACCCGGTTGATCAGGCGGCCGGCCTGTTCGCCCCAGACGTTGATCACCAGCACCCCCACCGTTGTCCCTTCGAGCTTAAGCGGCGTGGCAAAACGGACCATGGCGGGGCAGAAGCTCTCCTCCTCGTCCACCTTGCCCCGCTCCAGGTTCGACACCAGGATGCCGTCCGGGGGAAGCGTGAGAGCGGAACGGAAGAAGTCGCGGCCGCCGACGTAATGCACCGCAGGCAACTGGTACGGAGGGCGGGGCGCTCCGGCGGCCCGGTTCGGCATCCCCTCCTTGACCTTGACCAGCACGTTGCCGGCCGGATCGATCAGGCGGATCGCCTGCAGGGTCGGATCGAGCCGCTGCCAGCCCAGGAAGGCTTGTTCCAGGCGGGGCAGGGTTGCGGCGATTCCCCGCCGGTCGCCGTCGGCAACGGCACGACGGTAGGCGGACAGCTCCGGCGAGGCGGCCATGGTGCGCAGGGTGGTTCGGGACCGCTCCACCAGTTCGGCCAGCTCCAACGCGGAGCGGTCGGCCAGGGCACGCACCCGGCGACTGGCGTTTTCCTGCAGGATATGGGCGGTGCTGGCGATGATCAGCACCGAAAAGGCAAGCAGGGAGGGAACCGCCACTCCCAGCAGCGTGATCAGGGTCTTGCGGCGGATGCCGAAACGTTGCATGAAACTCTCCTTTGCATTTTGCACCGCACCGACATCCAAAACGGCGCCACAGCGGTGCAATCTGCAACCAACCCCACCATACCCTGCTCCCACACACAAGTCAACCAGCTAATATAACTGAAAAATAAATTATGGCACCCTTTGTGAAATAATGCTGCCTATCAAACGTTACGCTGCAGAGGAGGGGCACCATGAAAATGTTATGGCTGGCTGTCGCAGGACTGCTGGTGACCGCTTCGGCCTGGGGGTTTGACGCAGCCTCCGGGTGCGTCAACTGTCACGGCAACCGAAAACAGATGAAGGAGCTGGGGGCCGAGGCGATGTACCTCGATCCGGCCCAGGTGGACCGCGAGGTGGGAATGCAGGGAAAACCGACCTGCACGGACTGTCATCTGGGCAATCCCGCAGCGGCCGACAAGACCGCGGCCCACACGGGGATGCTGGCGCCGTTCCTGGTGGCGGCCGGCAAGAACCACAAGGGACAGGCCGTCTCCCGCGAGGCTGCCGGAGCCCTGCAACCGCTGGTACCCAAGGGAAACGGGATGGCCAGCATGATCCCCAAGGGAGACCCCAAAAAGCTGGACGCAGCCGGCATCAAGCGGATCATCGGCATCCAGTGGCATGACCGCGACCCCGAGACCATGGCCTACGCCCCCAAGGTTGCGCAGCAGACCTGCGGCAAGTGTCACGCCAAGCAGGTCACGGATTACAACAGCTCCGCCAAGGGCCTGACCAAGAACCAGCGTGCCTTCCGCGACTGGTCCGATAAGCAGCCCGGTCCCCAGAACTGCGGCATGTGGCCCGGCCAGAACGAAGAAGGAATTCGCAACCGGACCTCCATCCCCTACACCAAGGCGATGAACGGCGCCATGGAGCGCTCCTGCAACATGTGCCACGCTTCCTGCAACGACTGCCACTTCAAACCGGTGGCAAACAAAGGGACCCACTCCTTCGGCAAACCGGACACCCCCAGCTGTTACGGCAGCGGCCGGGCCAGCATCTGTCATGCCGGCCCCATGGACCGCCGGCGC
The window above is part of the Trichlorobacter ammonificans genome. Proteins encoded here:
- a CDS encoding sensor histidine kinase, producing the protein MQRFGIRRKTLITLLGVAVPSLLAFSVLIIASTAHILQENASRRVRALADRSALELAELVERSRTTLRTMAASPELSAYRRAVADGDRRGIAATLPRLEQAFLGWQRLDPTLQAIRLIDPAGNVLVKVKEGMPNRAAGAPRPPYQLPAVHYVGGRDFFRSALTLPPDGILVSNLERGKVDEEESFCPAMVRFATPLKLEGTTVGVLVINVWGEQAGRLINRVIAEQEGSAFLVERTSADSARNGIYLFHRDAACQFGNQTGSRRTIFDDYPREITDAWLTSDHGIARDPRSRDILAHAYYSPYNRPDRGWVVVVNARRDFFLEPMATIGRLTALWAAVVVLVVALASVVFARSLTRPLQAVVEGIRRMGGRPEERIDSTSTDEVGFLAGEINRMADAIQQQAEERMRVEEQIRTTEKLASVGEMAAGLAHELNTPLGNIKALALLSRKELARGGCDPGALTADLDDIADQAAKCSGIIGGLLSFARRSAGRPADHDPAELVREALALVRLRAEQQQVTLRFEPQPSLPPLFVDADQLRQVFVNILLNAIDASPGGNVAIGLVPAPEELTITFRDTGCGIPDDQLDRIFDPFFTTKEVGQGTGLGLSVSYGMVQGMGGRIEVQSRPGAGSEFRVVVPWGTGRETNE